Proteins from a genomic interval of Mesobacillus sp. S13:
- a CDS encoding Na+/H+ antiporter NhaC family protein, with the protein MENTIFSLLPPLVAILMVVITRRVLLSLGTGIIAAAFLLAEFNIGETFAIMWDAAMGIVVADGELNTYSLYIILFLLLLGTITAFISISGGSRAFGEWAMKRVKTRVGAQLVGAFLGVIIFIDDYFNALAVGQVTRPITDRQKVSRAKLAYIIDSTSAPMCVISPISSWGAYIIALIGTILAAHGVNEYSAFSGFMQIVPMNFYALAALAMVFIVALRNVEIGPMKKHEERAITEGIVVPQDKPVPGELKDDLPTSTKGTVGDLVWPIVALVAGTVGMMLWTGASAVEGDVTIFGIFENTDVTKSLVTGGLLGLAVALIFFVRQAVVLKGVNANVFGKGLVEGIKSMLPAIYILVFAWVIVDLIGRLETGKYLAGIVESSNINIAFLPFLLFLVAGIMAFSTGTSWGSFGILLPIAGDIAAAADITIMLPALAAVLAGAVFGDHCSPISDTTILSSTGAGSHHLDHVMTQLPYALISAAIASVGFLVIGFTGSTVAALAVVAILLVAFAFIFGSKTTQEEMLKENLAE; encoded by the coding sequence ATGGAAAACACAATTTTTTCATTGTTGCCGCCATTAGTGGCAATCCTGATGGTAGTCATCACCAGACGAGTACTGTTATCATTGGGGACAGGCATCATCGCAGCGGCTTTTTTGCTAGCTGAATTCAATATCGGAGAAACATTTGCTATTATGTGGGACGCAGCCATGGGTATTGTCGTCGCAGATGGAGAACTGAACACATATAGCTTGTACATTATCCTTTTCTTATTATTATTGGGTACGATCACTGCGTTCATTTCCATTTCTGGCGGAAGCCGCGCATTTGGAGAATGGGCGATGAAGCGTGTAAAAACAAGAGTCGGAGCACAGCTTGTTGGTGCATTTTTAGGAGTTATTATTTTCATTGATGATTATTTCAATGCTCTGGCAGTCGGCCAAGTTACACGTCCGATTACGGACCGCCAAAAGGTTTCCCGTGCTAAACTTGCTTATATTATCGATTCAACCTCAGCTCCTATGTGTGTCATTTCCCCGATTTCCAGCTGGGGTGCATACATTATCGCTTTGATCGGTACAATCCTTGCTGCACATGGTGTTAATGAATATAGTGCGTTCTCAGGATTCATGCAAATTGTACCAATGAACTTCTACGCACTTGCAGCATTAGCGATGGTCTTTATTGTAGCTCTACGAAATGTCGAAATTGGACCTATGAAAAAGCATGAAGAACGTGCAATCACAGAAGGGATTGTCGTTCCTCAGGACAAGCCTGTACCGGGGGAACTGAAGGATGACCTGCCTACAAGCACAAAAGGAACAGTTGGAGACCTTGTATGGCCGATTGTTGCTCTTGTCGCTGGAACGGTTGGCATGATGCTTTGGACTGGCGCAAGCGCTGTTGAAGGAGACGTAACCATTTTCGGGATTTTTGAAAACACAGATGTTACTAAGTCTCTTGTAACTGGCGGATTGCTTGGCCTTGCTGTAGCGTTGATTTTCTTTGTTAGACAGGCAGTTGTCTTAAAAGGCGTCAATGCCAATGTTTTTGGAAAAGGACTTGTTGAAGGCATTAAATCAATGCTTCCTGCTATCTATATCCTGGTCTTCGCATGGGTGATTGTTGATCTGATTGGAAGACTTGAAACGGGTAAGTACCTTGCTGGTATTGTTGAAAGCTCTAATATCAATATCGCATTCCTGCCGTTCCTGCTATTCCTTGTAGCTGGAATCATGGCTTTCTCAACAGGTACTTCATGGGGATCATTCGGCATCCTGCTGCCAATTGCAGGGGATATCGCTGCTGCAGCTGATATCACGATCATGCTGCCAGCATTGGCCGCTGTATTGGCGGGCGCGGTATTTGGTGACCACTGCTCACCAATATCCGATACGACGATCCTTTCATCAACCGGCGCTGGCTCACATCACTTAGATCATGTCATGACCCAGCTGCCTTACGCTTTGATTTCCGCTGCGATAGCATCTGTCGGATTCCTGGTCATTGGCTTCACTGGAAGCACGGTGGCTGCACTTGCGGTGGTGGCAATCCTGCTTGTTGCTTTTGCTTTCATCTTCGGAAGTAAAACAACCCAGGAAGAAATGTTAAAAGAAAATCTTGCAGAATAA